From a region of the Geothrix sp. 21YS21S-2 genome:
- a CDS encoding methyl-accepting chemotaxis protein, translating into MKLGLGFGLLIALMLATILVDNRKMAAMETQTVEMFRVNQAAADASQAMIISADRMRVAYRDMVIAREPAAFERSKGLYRKAREGYGEAEGRLARVNEGRRGRIPAAEQDILDRIRSSREQAFPAIDRLMDLMGKPGKQEAGDFILGTLRPIYGGWMQALDDLGAQLTQQNAVKAAAIEKAVAQAQRLQLALLALGLIVGTAAALLVTRSITRSLGGEPSYAAEVVRRVADGDLATPVDVDPRAKGSLLLAMREMVGRLAGIIGQVQETSQSLAGASEKLSSTAQSLSQGASEQAASVEETSASMEEMSASIAQNDENAKVTGDLASRTAQDTREGGQAVKDTVGAMKEIARKIAIIDEIAYQTNLLALNAAIEAGRAGDQGRGFAVVAAEVRKLAERSQVAAEEISGLASGSVGLAERAGHLLDTIVPSIQKTSDLVLEIAAASGEQNSGVSQINGAIGQISQAVARSAAASEELASTSEEVNAQALELQSTMAFFRLAGKAAPSRKRAPDPLADPGKGRAPTALAAPGREAFVRF; encoded by the coding sequence GTGAAACTGGGTCTGGGATTCGGCCTGCTGATCGCCCTGATGCTGGCCACGATCCTGGTGGACAACCGGAAGATGGCAGCGATGGAAACGCAGACCGTGGAAATGTTCCGGGTGAACCAGGCCGCCGCCGACGCCTCCCAGGCCATGATCATCTCCGCCGACCGCATGCGGGTGGCCTACCGGGACATGGTCATCGCCCGGGAGCCCGCCGCCTTCGAGCGGTCCAAGGGTCTGTACCGGAAGGCCCGCGAGGGCTACGGCGAGGCCGAGGGCCGGCTGGCCCGGGTCAACGAGGGCCGCCGGGGCCGGATTCCGGCCGCCGAGCAGGACATCCTGGACCGGATCCGCTCCAGCCGGGAGCAGGCCTTCCCGGCCATCGACCGCCTCATGGACCTCATGGGCAAACCCGGAAAGCAGGAGGCCGGGGACTTCATCCTGGGCACGCTGCGTCCCATCTATGGCGGCTGGATGCAGGCCCTGGACGACCTGGGCGCCCAGCTCACGCAGCAGAACGCCGTCAAGGCCGCCGCCATCGAGAAGGCCGTGGCCCAGGCCCAGCGCCTGCAGCTGGCCCTGCTCGCCCTGGGCCTGATCGTCGGGACCGCCGCTGCCCTCCTGGTGACGCGGAGCATCACCCGGAGCCTGGGCGGCGAGCCTTCGTACGCCGCCGAGGTGGTCCGGCGCGTGGCGGATGGGGACCTGGCGACCCCCGTGGACGTGGATCCCCGGGCCAAGGGCAGCCTCCTGCTGGCCATGCGGGAAATGGTGGGCCGGCTGGCCGGGATCATCGGCCAGGTGCAGGAAACCTCCCAGTCCCTGGCGGGAGCTTCGGAAAAGCTGAGTTCCACGGCCCAGTCCCTGAGCCAGGGCGCCAGCGAACAGGCCGCGAGCGTGGAGGAGACCAGCGCCTCCATGGAGGAGATGAGCGCCTCCATCGCCCAGAACGACGAGAATGCCAAGGTGACCGGGGACCTGGCCTCCCGCACGGCCCAGGACACCCGGGAAGGGGGCCAGGCCGTGAAGGACACGGTGGGGGCCATGAAGGAGATCGCCAGGAAGATCGCCATCATCGACGAAATCGCCTACCAGACCAACCTGCTGGCCCTGAACGCGGCCATCGAGGCGGGCCGGGCCGGGGACCAGGGCCGGGGCTTCGCGGTGGTGGCGGCGGAAGTTCGCAAGCTGGCCGAGCGCAGCCAAGTGGCGGCCGAGGAAATCAGCGGACTGGCCTCGGGCAGCGTGGGCCTCGCAGAGCGGGCCGGGCACCTCCTGGACACCATCGTCCCTTCCATCCAGAAGACGAGCGACCTGGTGCTGGAGATCGCGGCGGCCTCCGGGGAGCAGAACTCGGGCGTCAGCCAGATCAACGGCGCCATCGGCCAGATCAGCCAGGCCGTGGCCCGGAGCGCGGCGGCCTCCGAGGAGCTGGCCTCCACGTCCGAAGAGGTCAATGCCCAGGCCCTGGAGCTGCAGTCGACCATGGCCTTCTTCCGGCTGGCGGGGAAGGCCGCGCCGTCCCGGAAGCGGGCCCCGGACCCCCTGGCGGATCCCGGGAAGGGTCGGGCGCCCACCGCCCTGGCCGCCCCTGGCCGGGAGGCGTTCGTCAGGTTCTAG
- a CDS encoding thioredoxin family protein, translating into MPMPPILPALDWKSIFESGLPYAEWIATGTAPANRERMQELLKATALEPHVAGFLAALARPVRVVAIAEDWCGDVVKHVPVLERMARAAAGLQVRFVSREQHPQVFARFLTNGGEAIPKFIFLSEAWVEVGNWGPMPSSLRELIARGKACGDVAAARKKVSARYEADPAGRETQRELLALIEIAACTEP; encoded by the coding sequence ATGCCCATGCCCCCCATCCTTCCGGCCCTGGACTGGAAATCCATCTTCGAGTCCGGACTGCCCTACGCCGAGTGGATCGCCACCGGAACCGCCCCCGCCAACCGCGAGCGCATGCAGGAGCTCCTCAAGGCCACGGCGCTGGAACCCCACGTCGCGGGTTTCCTGGCCGCCCTGGCCCGCCCGGTGCGGGTCGTGGCCATCGCCGAGGACTGGTGCGGGGACGTCGTCAAGCACGTGCCGGTGCTCGAGCGCATGGCCCGGGCTGCCGCCGGCCTGCAGGTTCGCTTCGTGTCACGGGAGCAGCACCCCCAGGTCTTCGCGAGGTTCCTCACCAACGGCGGGGAGGCCATCCCCAAGTTCATCTTCCTGTCGGAAGCCTGGGTGGAAGTCGGCAACTGGGGCCCCATGCCCTCGTCCCTGCGCGAGCTCATCGCCCGCGGCAAGGCCTGCGGCGACGTGGCCGCCGCCCGCAAGAAGGTGTCGGCCCGCTACGAGGCCGACCCCGCGGGCCGGGAGACCCAGCGGGAACTGCTGGCCCTGATCGAGATCGCCGCCTGCACCGAACCCTAG
- a CDS encoding aldehyde dehydrogenase family protein produces the protein MTQVPTPEERFAAQREARWRVGSACASARRRKLRALMGALLARLPEARAALAADFRKCPEEVDLTEIYPVLSEIRTALRHLGSWMRPRRVRTPLAFLGSAASVRAEPKGVVLIISPWNYPLFLTLGPLVSAIAAGNCCIVKPSEFSPHATAFLRSLLEGLFAPEEVAVVEGAAPEARALLDLPFDHVFFTGSPAVGKRVMAAAARRLGSLTLELGGKSPVLVDAGADLEEAAGRIVWGKFINAGQTCVAPDYVLVAEGAHDRLLEALVRAVKRHYGETPEARRASPDLARVINAAHLARLTGLLAVSGGRVVLGGEADTTENYLAPTLLADVPPHSALMQEEIFGPILPVLKVASMDEAVAFVNARPTPLALYVFAERARAERILARTASGGACIGDTVLHFAHPHLPAGGTGASGFGRAHGHHGFLAFSNERAVLRQRTRFSPARLMHPPYTRFVRKLVALTLRYL, from the coding sequence GTGACCCAGGTCCCCACCCCCGAGGAACGCTTCGCAGCCCAGCGGGAGGCGCGGTGGCGGGTGGGTTCGGCTTGCGCCTCCGCACGCAGGCGCAAGCTCCGGGCCCTCATGGGGGCCCTCCTGGCCCGGCTCCCGGAGGCCCGGGCCGCGCTGGCCGCGGACTTCCGCAAGTGCCCCGAGGAGGTGGACCTCACGGAGATCTACCCCGTCCTTTCCGAGATCCGCACCGCCCTGCGCCACCTGGGTTCCTGGATGCGGCCCCGGAGGGTGCGGACCCCCCTGGCCTTCCTCGGCAGCGCCGCCAGCGTCCGGGCCGAGCCCAAGGGCGTGGTGCTGATCATCAGCCCCTGGAACTACCCCCTCTTCCTGACCCTGGGGCCCCTCGTCTCCGCCATCGCGGCCGGCAACTGCTGCATCGTCAAACCTTCTGAATTCTCGCCCCATGCCACCGCCTTCCTGAGGTCCCTCCTGGAGGGCCTGTTTGCGCCGGAGGAGGTGGCCGTGGTGGAGGGCGCGGCCCCGGAGGCCCGGGCCCTGCTGGACCTGCCCTTCGACCACGTGTTCTTCACCGGCAGCCCCGCCGTGGGGAAGCGGGTCATGGCCGCCGCCGCGCGGCGCCTGGGCTCCCTGACCCTGGAACTCGGGGGCAAGTCCCCCGTCCTGGTGGACGCCGGGGCGGACCTGGAGGAGGCCGCGGGGAGGATCGTCTGGGGAAAGTTCATCAACGCGGGCCAGACCTGCGTGGCCCCGGACTACGTGCTGGTCGCCGAAGGCGCCCACGACCGTCTCCTGGAAGCCCTGGTCCGCGCGGTGAAGCGCCACTACGGCGAGACGCCGGAGGCCCGCAGGGCCAGCCCCGACCTCGCCCGCGTCATCAACGCCGCCCACCTGGCCCGGCTCACGGGCCTCCTGGCGGTTTCGGGAGGCCGCGTGGTGCTGGGCGGCGAGGCCGATACGACGGAAAACTACCTGGCCCCCACCCTCCTGGCGGACGTACCGCCCCACTCGGCCCTCATGCAGGAGGAGATCTTCGGCCCCATCCTCCCGGTGCTGAAGGTGGCCTCCATGGACGAGGCCGTGGCCTTCGTCAACGCCCGCCCCACGCCCCTGGCGCTCTACGTCTTCGCGGAGCGGGCCCGGGCGGAGCGCATCCTCGCCCGCACCGCCTCGGGCGGGGCCTGCATCGGCGACACGGTCCTCCACTTCGCCCATCCCCACCTCCCCGCGGGCGGCACCGGCGCCTCGGGCTTCGGGAGGGCCCACGGCCACCACGGCTTCCTGGCCTTCTCCAACGAGCGGGCCGTGCTCCGCCAGCGGACGCGGTTCTCCCCGGCCCGGCTCATGCACCCGCCCTACACCCGGTTCGTCCGGAAGCTGGTGGCCCTGACCCTCCGGTACCTCTAG
- a CDS encoding lipid asymmetry maintenance protein MlaB, which produces MISFERTQHTLLVAGELTIYHAAEARQRLGEELTMDPALEVDLSGIEELDTAGAQVLLWLKREARARGGVLPFIRHSPAVLEVLDQLNLAAAFGDTLLIAPTA; this is translated from the coding sequence ATGATCTCCTTCGAACGCACCCAGCACACCCTCCTCGTCGCGGGCGAGCTCACCATCTACCACGCCGCCGAGGCGCGCCAGCGCCTCGGGGAGGAGCTGACCATGGACCCGGCCCTCGAAGTGGACCTCTCGGGCATCGAGGAGCTGGACACCGCCGGCGCCCAGGTGCTGCTCTGGCTCAAGCGCGAGGCCCGCGCCAGGGGCGGGGTCCTGCCCTTCATCCGCCACAGCCCCGCCGTCCTGGAGGTCCTCGACCAGCTCAACCTGGCCGCCGCCTTCGGGGACACCCTGCTCATCGCCCCCACCGCCTGA
- a CDS encoding methyl-accepting chemotaxis protein — translation MESPETGTKPPLTRHLAAYGVPAAVFLAPLLASGFSRMGALLGVAALGCVLLGRRPAPAPPVPESAPEQATPQARPGIEQVAGAVVPLWAGQTSQARSEMEEAVTALTGRFSAMQRNLKEAVHSAGLESNRNLQAAIEGGSAALHGVVQDLEKGARVRNEVLEKIQDLAAITEELRTMSEEVAAIANQTNLLALNAAIEAAHARELGRGFAVVADEVRKLSMRSGTTGNAITSKVAWVNKSLLDTLAATQSFAATDAEMVRKADATIKKVVEDIQQGVTLLSDSAQRFEGVGIHLGQEISSTLVHLQFQDRVGQILQSVVADMEKFSHRLEHHPSGLEVDQWLAELETTYTTAEQLAIHRGEQTSHDTDSDITFF, via the coding sequence TTGGAATCCCCAGAGACTGGAACAAAACCTCCGCTCACGCGGCATCTGGCCGCCTACGGCGTCCCTGCCGCGGTCTTCCTGGCGCCCCTTCTGGCCTCCGGATTCTCCCGGATGGGCGCGCTCCTGGGCGTCGCGGCCCTGGGGTGCGTCCTCCTGGGGCGGCGCCCCGCCCCCGCCCCCCCCGTGCCCGAGTCGGCGCCCGAACAGGCCACCCCCCAGGCCCGTCCCGGGATCGAGCAGGTCGCGGGCGCCGTGGTCCCCCTCTGGGCCGGCCAGACCTCCCAGGCCCGGTCGGAGATGGAGGAGGCCGTCACGGCGCTCACCGGACGCTTTTCGGCCATGCAGCGCAACCTCAAGGAGGCGGTCCATTCCGCGGGACTGGAGTCGAACCGGAACCTGCAGGCCGCCATCGAGGGCGGCTCCGCCGCCCTGCACGGGGTGGTGCAGGACCTGGAGAAGGGCGCCAGGGTCCGGAACGAGGTGCTGGAGAAGATCCAGGACCTGGCCGCCATCACCGAAGAGCTGCGGACCATGTCGGAAGAGGTGGCCGCCATCGCCAACCAGACCAACCTCCTGGCCCTGAACGCGGCCATCGAGGCCGCCCACGCCCGGGAGCTGGGGCGGGGCTTCGCCGTGGTGGCCGACGAGGTGCGCAAGCTGAGCATGCGCTCGGGCACCACGGGCAACGCCATCACCTCCAAGGTGGCCTGGGTGAACAAGTCGCTCCTGGACACCCTCGCCGCCACCCAGTCCTTCGCGGCAACCGACGCCGAGATGGTCCGGAAGGCCGACGCCACCATCAAGAAGGTGGTGGAGGACATCCAGCAGGGCGTCACCCTCCTGTCCGACTCCGCCCAGCGCTTCGAGGGCGTGGGGATCCACCTGGGCCAGGAGATCTCCAGCACCCTGGTCCACCTGCAGTTCCAGGACCGGGTCGGGCAGATCCTCCAGAGCGTCGTGGCGGACATGGAGAAGTTCAGCCACCGCCTCGAGCACCACCCCTCCGGCCTGGAGGTGGACCAGTGGCTCGCCGAGCTGGAGACGACCTACACGACCGCCGAGCAGCTCGCCATCCACCGTGGGGAGCAGACCTCCCATGACACGGATTCCGACATCACCTTCTTCTGA
- a CDS encoding methyl-accepting chemotaxis protein, producing MSSLNNLRLSARLLLAFLIVSILSIGVGLFGLRGTSTVAGLMHQVYTDNVQGQNYMANCIVRVAALQLRVIYMVIAPDEKGRAVELANIESAKKEFLDWSKKERSTNMSDTEKALWAEIDTKWASYVETINSVSTLLDAKKSEEAKKLTVQTARPKYLELRGLLVKILDDNSHVAQEADKAGAATYEALRRNLIIAMAAGFALAMGLGLLVTRVIKRQVGGEPTEAALIAQKVAAGDLAVQVDLMPGDTTSMMASIKNMVEKLASVVGQVQEASRSLVGASEQLSSTAQSLSQGASEQAASVEETSASVEQMSASIAQNNENAKVTGDIATRTARETVEGGQAVKETVGAMKQIAQKIAIIDDIAYQTNLLALNAAIEAGRAGEHGKGFAVVAAEVRKLAERSQVAAEEISGLASGSVDLAERAGKLLDTIVPSIQKTSDLVMEIAAASAEQNSGVGQINAAIGQISQAVAHSAAASEELASTSEEVNAQALELQGTMDFFRLAKAAAPVRNRTSGRSPVTPRRAAPQREEEAGEFTRF from the coding sequence ATGTCAAGCCTGAACAACCTCCGTCTTTCAGCACGGCTGTTGCTCGCCTTCCTGATCGTTTCCATCCTTTCGATCGGGGTCGGCCTGTTCGGGTTGAGGGGGACCTCGACCGTCGCCGGACTCATGCACCAGGTCTACACGGACAACGTGCAGGGCCAGAACTACATGGCCAACTGCATCGTGCGGGTGGCCGCCCTCCAGCTGCGGGTGATCTACATGGTCATCGCCCCGGACGAGAAGGGGCGGGCCGTGGAACTCGCCAACATCGAAAGCGCCAAGAAGGAATTCCTGGATTGGTCCAAGAAGGAGCGGTCCACCAACATGAGCGACACCGAAAAGGCGCTCTGGGCGGAAATCGACACCAAATGGGCCAGTTATGTGGAAACCATCAACAGCGTCTCCACCCTCCTGGACGCCAAGAAATCGGAGGAGGCGAAGAAACTGACGGTCCAGACGGCCCGGCCCAAGTACCTCGAGCTCCGGGGCCTCCTCGTGAAGATCCTCGACGACAACAGCCATGTGGCGCAGGAGGCCGACAAGGCCGGAGCGGCCACCTACGAGGCGCTGCGTCGCAATCTCATCATCGCGATGGCCGCGGGGTTCGCCCTGGCCATGGGGCTGGGACTCCTGGTGACCCGGGTGATCAAGCGCCAGGTGGGCGGCGAGCCCACGGAAGCCGCCCTCATCGCCCAGAAGGTGGCGGCCGGGGACCTGGCGGTCCAGGTGGACCTCATGCCGGGCGACACGACGAGCATGATGGCCTCCATCAAGAACATGGTTGAAAAGCTCGCCAGCGTGGTCGGGCAGGTGCAGGAAGCCTCCCGGTCGCTGGTGGGGGCCTCGGAGCAGCTCAGTTCCACGGCCCAGTCCCTGAGCCAGGGTGCAAGCGAACAGGCAGCCAGCGTCGAGGAGACCAGCGCCTCCGTGGAGCAGATGAGCGCCTCCATCGCCCAGAACAACGAGAACGCCAAGGTCACCGGGGATATCGCCACCAGGACGGCCAGGGAGACGGTGGAAGGGGGCCAGGCGGTGAAGGAGACCGTGGGCGCCATGAAGCAGATCGCCCAGAAGATCGCCATCATCGACGACATCGCCTACCAGACCAACCTCCTGGCCCTGAACGCGGCCATCGAGGCGGGCCGGGCCGGGGAACACGGCAAGGGCTTCGCGGTGGTGGCGGCCGAAGTGCGCAAGCTGGCCGAGCGGAGCCAGGTGGCCGCCGAGGAGATCAGCGGGCTCGCCTCGGGCAGCGTTGACCTGGCGGAACGCGCTGGCAAGCTCCTCGACACCATCGTCCCCTCCATCCAGAAGACGTCGGACCTGGTCATGGAGATTGCCGCGGCCTCCGCGGAGCAGAATTCAGGGGTGGGCCAGATCAACGCCGCCATCGGGCAGATCAGCCAGGCCGTCGCCCACAGCGCGGCCGCCTCGGAGGAACTGGCCTCCACCTCGGAGGAGGTCAACGCCCAGGCGCTCGAACTCCAGGGGACCATGGACTTCTTCCGGCTCGCCAAGGCCGCCGCGCCCGTCCGGAATCGCACGTCCGGTCGTTCCCCGGTCACGCCCCGGCGGGCCGCCCCCCAGCGGGAGGAAGAAGCGGGTGAGTTCACACGATTTTGA
- a CDS encoding response regulator, translated as MAKTIMIIDDSVSLRQVVAIALASAGYDVIEACDGQDALAKLTGQKVHLMICDVNMPNMDGITFLKSIRVHPAYKFTPVIMLTTEAGEDKKREGQAAGARAWVVKPFKPEQLLVAVSKLILP; from the coding sequence ATGGCAAAAACCATCATGATCATCGACGATTCCGTGAGCCTCCGGCAGGTGGTGGCCATCGCCCTGGCCAGCGCCGGCTACGACGTCATCGAGGCCTGCGACGGGCAGGACGCGCTGGCCAAGCTCACCGGGCAGAAGGTCCACCTGATGATCTGCGACGTGAACATGCCCAACATGGACGGCATCACCTTCCTCAAGTCCATCCGGGTCCATCCGGCCTACAAGTTCACCCCGGTGATCATGCTCACCACCGAGGCCGGGGAGGACAAGAAGCGCGAGGGCCAGGCCGCGGGCGCCCGGGCCTGGGTTGTCAAGCCCTTCAAGCCCGAGCAGCTGCTCGTGGCCGTCTCCAAGCTGATTCTTCCCTGA
- a CDS encoding chemotaxis protein CheA, which yields MDMEQVKQTFIIECRELLASMEEALLTVEDQDDASESINAIFRAVHTIKGSAGLFGLDPIVRFAHTVESVMDRVRGGRTPLTPELVGLFLECHDHLVRLLATTVRENATEPPEVAAEGERLMAALVPWLENGVATVAEAVRPEVAPRREGGGDHWHISVRFSPTVLQNGMDPLSFVRYLRTLGRMVSLHSLLERLPAGEAFDPELCYLGLEMDLETDADRQTLEGVFEFIQDDSRIRMIPPHSKVEEYLSLIQALPEEEHYLGEILVAGGCITPHDLESALATQKAEDSQRMIGTILVEDQSVPPPVVVAALEKQKRFHDKLANEMKVVKVAADKLDKLVNLVGELVIAGASAQALASHSKEARLLEATATFNKLVEEIRDNALSLRMVQIGETFSRFRRIVRDVSRELGKEIELEIQGADTELDKTIVEKIADPLMHIVRNSIDHGIESADVRLARGKPATGSLSLNAFHESGSIVIEVADDGGGLDRARILAKAVERGLVPAGADLSDAEVHALIFEPGFSTAAAVSNLSGRGVGMDVVRRNIDELRGTVEIESYEGSGTTMRIRLPLTLAIIDGFRVEVESTCYVIPLDTVIECLDLGPFLESEENHLINLRGEVLPFLRLREVFSVPGPRPAKERVVVIQYGETRAGIVVDRLLGEFQTVIKPLGELFRNLKGVGGSTILGTGEVALILDVPQLVQLATRRGRSSSQPVISN from the coding sequence ATGGACATGGAACAGGTCAAACAGACCTTCATCATCGAATGCCGTGAGCTGCTGGCCTCCATGGAGGAGGCGCTCCTCACCGTGGAGGACCAGGACGACGCCTCCGAGTCCATCAACGCCATCTTCCGCGCCGTGCACACCATCAAGGGTTCGGCGGGCCTGTTCGGCCTGGACCCCATCGTGCGCTTCGCCCACACGGTGGAAAGCGTCATGGACCGGGTGCGCGGCGGGCGGACCCCGCTGACCCCGGAACTGGTGGGGCTGTTCCTGGAGTGCCACGACCACCTGGTGCGCCTCCTGGCCACCACGGTGCGGGAGAACGCGACCGAACCCCCGGAAGTGGCCGCGGAGGGCGAGCGCCTGATGGCGGCCCTGGTGCCCTGGCTCGAGAACGGCGTGGCGACGGTGGCCGAGGCGGTGCGCCCGGAGGTGGCCCCCCGCCGCGAGGGCGGAGGGGACCACTGGCACATCTCCGTGCGCTTCTCGCCCACCGTGCTCCAGAACGGCATGGACCCCCTGTCCTTCGTGCGCTACCTGCGCACCCTGGGCCGCATGGTCAGCCTGCACTCCCTCCTGGAGAGGCTCCCCGCAGGGGAGGCCTTCGACCCGGAGCTCTGCTACCTGGGCCTGGAGATGGACCTGGAGACGGACGCGGACCGGCAGACGCTGGAGGGCGTGTTCGAGTTCATCCAGGACGACAGCCGGATCCGGATGATCCCGCCCCACTCCAAGGTGGAGGAGTACCTGTCCCTCATCCAGGCCCTGCCCGAGGAGGAGCACTACCTCGGCGAGATCCTGGTGGCCGGGGGCTGCATCACGCCCCACGACCTGGAGTCGGCCCTCGCCACCCAGAAGGCCGAGGACTCCCAGCGGATGATCGGGACGATCCTCGTGGAGGACCAGTCCGTGCCTCCTCCCGTGGTCGTCGCGGCCCTGGAGAAGCAGAAGCGCTTCCACGACAAGCTGGCCAACGAGATGAAGGTGGTGAAGGTCGCCGCCGACAAGCTGGACAAGCTGGTGAACCTGGTGGGCGAGCTGGTCATCGCCGGGGCCAGCGCCCAGGCCCTGGCCAGCCACTCCAAGGAGGCCCGCCTGCTGGAGGCCACCGCCACGTTCAACAAGCTGGTGGAGGAGATCCGGGACAACGCGCTCAGCCTTCGCATGGTGCAGATCGGGGAGACCTTCAGCCGGTTCCGGCGCATCGTGCGGGACGTGAGCCGGGAGCTGGGCAAGGAGATCGAGCTGGAGATCCAGGGCGCCGACACCGAGCTGGACAAGACCATCGTGGAGAAGATCGCCGACCCGCTCATGCACATCGTGCGCAACTCCATCGACCACGGCATCGAGTCCGCCGACGTGCGCCTGGCCCGGGGCAAGCCGGCCACGGGCTCCCTTTCGCTCAACGCCTTCCATGAATCCGGCAGCATCGTCATCGAGGTGGCCGACGACGGCGGCGGCCTGGACCGCGCGCGGATCCTGGCCAAGGCGGTGGAGCGGGGCCTGGTGCCCGCCGGGGCGGACCTGTCCGACGCCGAGGTCCACGCCCTCATCTTCGAGCCGGGGTTCTCCACCGCCGCCGCCGTGAGCAACCTCTCGGGCCGGGGCGTCGGCATGGACGTGGTGCGCCGGAACATCGACGAGCTGCGGGGGACGGTGGAGATCGAGAGCTACGAGGGCTCGGGCACCACCATGCGCATCCGGCTCCCCCTGACGCTCGCCATCATCGACGGCTTCCGGGTGGAGGTGGAATCCACCTGCTACGTCATCCCGCTGGACACCGTCATCGAGTGCCTGGACCTGGGCCCCTTCCTGGAGTCCGAGGAGAACCACCTCATCAACCTGCGGGGCGAGGTGCTGCCCTTCCTGCGCCTGCGGGAGGTCTTCAGCGTGCCGGGGCCCCGGCCCGCCAAGGAGCGGGTGGTGGTCATCCAGTACGGGGAGACGCGCGCCGGCATCGTGGTGGACAGGCTCCTCGGGGAATTCCAGACGGTCATCAAGCCGCTCGGGGAGCTCTTCCGCAACCTCAAGGGCGTCGGGGGGTCCACCATCCTCGGCACCGGCGAAGTGGCCTTGATCCTCGACGTCCCCCAGCTCGTGCAGCTCGCGACCCGCCGCGGCCGATCCTCCTCCCAGCCTGTGATTTCCAACTAG